The following proteins are encoded in a genomic region of Gymnogyps californianus isolate 813 chromosome 19, ASM1813914v2, whole genome shotgun sequence:
- the SMIM36 gene encoding small integral membrane protein 36 encodes MEFYLEIDPVTLNLIILVSSYVILLLVFLISCVLYDCRGKDPSKEYAPEVPADTQPPIRLVVMQQGSPGTRWAKGLVSAYENSSDLPGKRTTVV; translated from the coding sequence ATGGAGTTTTATTTGGAGATTGACCCTGTTACCTTGAATCTCATCATTCTGGTATCTAGTTATGttattttgcttctggttttcctgATCTCCTGCGTGCTCTATGACTGCAGGGGGAAGGATCCCAGCAAGGAATATGCTCCTGAGGTCCCTGCAGACACCCAGCCTCCGATCCGGCTGGTGGTGATGCAGCAGGGCTCCCCCGGCACCCGCTGGGCAAAGGGGCTCGTCTCTGCCTACGAAAACTCCTCCGACCTGCCGGGGAAAAGGACTACTGTTGTGTAA